Proteins from one Malaya genurostris strain Urasoe2022 chromosome 2, Malgen_1.1, whole genome shotgun sequence genomic window:
- the LOC131428418 gene encoding ubiquitin conjugation factor E4 B: MELTPEEIRARRLRKLETGNTRPLPVPANSAPLDGQQPETPSQAVPVASTPTEQASVPSSTVETSNGDGKPADNSTSGCVESPTKMEEDVLPPVSQTVNQVIGSLEAPADPEDKDREEAASREELQQIVLRIMNINGKIRYSDARFVINATVLESALEALDAKNYREFCAEVIIDVVKDFYEGKLIVGAGGSSATLSDGWSNIPSKKVRPIDIDDVLERSGGGSTAMEIDKEIGICSSKPTIKAFSSNRVAALDYLINCYCRANDQVYSYTKIKKSKKMYLVEILPEVAAVIRQQTLKYAILLTKNRFQNFAQIDNPAKLILEKSPLLQLMYENKVPSDFLTSLMAEARKKEDDFEAIFTIVLDDLYVDMQNAICNENIVSDALNRLKELVEIKVENTNPICNLIVKHVVFLPRLTLDKYAAREISKVSFLAPFLSLSVLLDENPKFATHHFLENVCDRNLAASFQSLLGNTRKVLHQIFLSLLTNLDSRQEVLKYISEILKTNHKRIQYNADDRFLAKDGFMLNFMSILQLLSVKINMSRVDPFYPHHPEALIDIEDETKLKLSSQEYSDWVEKLRSEKKWETPKFVTHCWFLTLHAHHLGIIPAIQRYNKLLRATKELQRMVDELNASKSQWENTPLARRNKQVRDRCVNQINKLSKAKLGCDIAVIDPNVLGACMQFYSSVCEYMLYQIENRPIEGPFVNKQPPSTLVASENFCSLPEWYIEDIADFLLFCMQHGIEVVDFIDNSVITWILTLVCAPHLIKNPYITAKLIEVLFVISPTFLTSLERLYLKIINHKLAQTALVSALMKFYTDIETTGQSTEFYDKFTIRYHISHLFKGLWDSVAHRQAIVNESKSGKQFVKFVNFFLNDTTYLLDECLEYLKRIHETQVLMMDEAAWNELGQETQQSRQRQLVQDERQCRSYLTLARETVDMLHYLTIDIKEPFLRPELIDRLSSMLNYNLQQLCGPKCNDLRVRNPMKYGWEPRRLLSQLIDIYLHLSCDEFAAALAADERSFERHLFEDAANRLERMGIRTTMEVDKFRKLINQAAEIYVQNQQNADEFAEAPDDFKDPLMDTLMIDPVILPSGTVMDRSIITRHLLNSSTDPFNRQTLTEDMLIPATELKDRIEQWIKDYRAKKKQ, from the exons cTTCAGTTCCAAGCTCAACTGTTGAAACGAGCAACGGTGATGGCAAACCAGCCGACAACAGTACCAGTGGGTGCGTAGAATCTCCTACCAAGATGGAGGAAGATGTTCTACCACCAGTAAGCCAAACCGTTAATCAGGTCATCGGTAGTTTGGAAGCGCCAGCCGATCCGGAGGATAAAGATCGTGAAGAGGCGGCGAGCCGCGAGGAACTGCAGCAAATTGTGCTACGCATTATGAATATAAACGGCAAGATCCGCTATTCGGATGCTCGTTTCGTCATAAATGCGACGGTACTGGAGAGCGCTCTGGAAGCACTGGATGCCAAAAACTACCGCGAGTTTTGCGCGGAAGTGATCATAGATGTGGTGAAGGATTTCTACGAAGGGAAGCTGATCGTCGGTGCCGGGGGAAGTAGCGCAACGCTTTCGGATGGCTGGAGCAATATTCCGTCGAAGAAGGTCAGACCGATCGACATCGATGATGTGCTGGAGCGTAGCGGTGGTGGTAGCACGGCAATGGAAATCGACAAAGAGATCGGCATCTGTTCGTCGAAGCCCACCATCAAGGCCTTCAGTTCCAATCGGGTGGCGGCACTGGACTACCTGATCAACTGTTACTGCCGGGCCAACGATCAAGTGTACAGTTATACCAAAATCAAAAAGAGCAAGAAAATGTATCTGGTGGAAATTCTGCCGGAAGTGGCCGCCGTCATCCGGCAGCAAACGCTCAAGTATGCGATTCTGTTGACGAAAaatcgcttccagaattttgcCCAAATCGATAATCCTGCTAAGTTGATACTGGAAAAATCTCCGCTGCTTCAGTTGATGTATGAAAATAAG GTTCCTTCCGACTTTCTGACCAGCCTGATGGCCGAAGCCCGCAAGAAGGAAGACGATTTCGAAGCCATCTTTACCATAGTACTTGACGATCTGTATGTGGATATGCAGAatgcaatttgcaacgaaaacaTTGTCAGCGACGCGTTAAATCGGCTGAAAGAGCTGGTAGAGATCAAGGTGGAAAATACGAATCCAATCTGCAATCTGATTGTGAAGCATGTCGTTTTCCTACCAAGACTGACCCTAGACAAATACGCTGCCAGAGAAATTTCCAAGGTGTCCTTTTTGGCGCCTTTCCTGTCACTGTCGGTGCTACTGGACGAGAATCCTAAATTTGCCACGCATCACTTTCTGGAGAATGTTTGTGATCGGAATTTGGCAGCTTCGTTCCAATCGCTACTTGGGAACACCCGAAAGGTTTTGCATCAAATCTTTCTCTCGTTACTGACCAACTTGGATAGCCGTCAAGAAGTACTTAAATATATTTCCGAGATTCTAAAAACGAACCACAAACGAATTCAGTACAACGCTGACGATCGGTTTCTGGCAAAGGACGGTTTCATGCTGAACTTTATGTCGATTCTACAGTTGCTGTCGGTTAAAATCAACATGTCTCGAGTTGATCCGTTCTATCCACATCACCCGGAAGCCTTGATAGACATCGAAGATGAAACGAAGCTTAAGCTTTCATCGCAAGAGTACAGCGATTGGGTGGAGAAGTTGCGGTCGGAGAAAAAATGGGAAACTCCCAAGTTCGTGACTCACTGTTGGTTCCTGACATTACATGCCCATCATTTGGGAATCATACCCGCTATTCAACGTTACAATAAACTGCTGCGAGctaccaaagaactgcaacgcaTGGTTGACGAGTTGAATGCCAGCAAAAGCCAATGGGAAAATACGCCTCTCGCTCGCCGGAACAAACAGGTCCGGGATCGCTGTGTCAATCAGATCAACAAACTGTCCAAAGCGAAGCTGGGTTGTGACATCGCCGTCATTGACCCGAACGTGTTGGGTGCCTGTATGCAGTTCTATTCGTCGGTTTGCGAGTACATGCTGTATCAGATCGAGAACCGACCGATCGAGGGACCGTTCGTGAACAAACAACCGCCATCGACGTTGGTGGCCAGTGAGAATTTTTGCTCTCTGCCCGAATGGTACATCGAGGATATTGCCGATTTTCTGTTGTTCTGCATGCAGCACGGCATCGAAGTGGTCGATTTCATTGACAATTCGGTGATTACCTGGATTCTGACGTTGGTGTGTGCACCGCACCTTATTAAAAATCCCTACATCACTGCCAAGTTGATCGAG GTACTTTTTGTAATCTCGCCAACATTTTTGACCTCGCTGGAGCGTCTCTATCTGAAGATCATCAACCACAAGCTAGCCCAGACGGCCCTGGTAAGTGCCCTTATGAAGTTCTATACCGACATCGAAACGACGGGCCAGAGCACCGAGTTCTACGATAAGTTCACCATCCGCTACCACATCAGTCACCTGTTCAAGGGTCTCTGGGACAGCGTAGCCCATCGGCAGGCGATCGTCAATGAGTCCAAGAGTGGCAAACAGTTTGTTAAGTTTGTGAATTTCTTCCTGAACGATACCACTTACTTGCTGGACGAGTGCTTAGAGTATCTCAAACGAATCCACGAAACGCAAGTGCTGATGATGGATGAGGCAGCGTGGAATGAGCTCGGTCAGGAAACGCAACAGAGCCGCCAACGGCAGTTGGTTCAAGACGAGCGACAGTGCCGGTCGTACTTGACGTTGGCAAGAGAAACGGTGGACATGCTTCACTATCTAACTATCGATATCAAGGAGCCTTTCCTGCGACCAGAACTGATCGATCGTCTCAGTTCGATGTTGAATTACAACTTGCAGCAACTTTGTGGTCCCAAGTGTAACGATCTTCGTGTGCGTAATCCCATGAAGTATGGCTGGGAACCCCGAAGATTGCTCAGTCAACTGATAGACATTTATCTGCACCTGAGCTGCGATGAGTTTGCTGCTGCCCTGGCTGCCGATGAGCGATCATTCGAGCGACATCTGTTCGAGGATGCCGCCAACCGACTGGAACGGATGGGTATCCGAACTACGATGGAAGTGGACAAGTTCCGGAAGTTGATCAATCAGGCCGCCGAAATTTATGTGCAGAACCAACAGAATGCGGACGAATTTGCCGAGGCACCGGACGACTTCAAGGATCCGCTGATGGACACTCTGATGATCGATCCAGTGATACTGCCCTCCGGAACCGTCATGGACAGGTCTATCATTACGAGACATCTGCTGAACAGCAGCACGGATCCCTTCAATCGACAAACGCTCACGGAGGATATGCTCATACCGGCAACGGAGCTCAAGGATCGCATCGAACAGTGGATCAAAGATTACCGCGCGAAAAAGAAACAATAA